In Pleurodeles waltl isolate 20211129_DDA chromosome 5, aPleWal1.hap1.20221129, whole genome shotgun sequence, one genomic interval encodes:
- the LOC138295227 gene encoding uncharacterized protein isoform X1, translated as MEAKPTLEDMIKQLAESQRHLQLVWEAQQREAKEDREALQSALKSQATIMASNQLVHENALKKLTDTIAASKVHPIVPSSVLQKYQEGEDPDSFFTNFERVASSAQWPEDRWGQYIAPLLTGTLQSAYQAANPGGITPYSEIKKSVLERVGHNTEYYRTKFRKVKWGPNEDPRTYYYRVKDLGLKWLGLLGTEREDIVKVIVLEQYLDSLPSNTRNWIRQHPKVDTETAVDLACAYHRSGDGKQQSVRPVGKPPMTLPHFPTRRPVEESGPSRNSERSPIQQPQCFSCGEWGHIARGCPRKREGIEPMEIGVTRGRVLCLGKSDVSFKYPLQINGLPVMALIDSGCSQSVIRRSIIHPVQPTDDQWVTICCIHGDRAQYPLVTIEIGWNNHLDLLSVGLMDDLIEECVIGTDYQRFDEILDQTRKNKPIDDWWGTAPFREDSIYSSPTRKKLTCKEKRAEKHRYAAKQVRKEEEGLVALIDTAPISFRMSQHEDPSLVNAWKNAKTASTGEVGPYFLIYKDLLYRVITNANGEKRQLVVPEPYRTQVLFLAHNQPGGGHCGREKTEEYLLRRFYWPGVYAHIRRYCAQCPKCQLVEPGAIRKAPLRPLPIIDTPFKRVGMDLVGPLLPSSKGHTHILVLVDYASRYPEAIPLTSTTTKTVAQTMITFFARVGFPEALLTDQGTQFVSGLMKQICKSLGVLQRKTSVYHPQTDGLVERYNRTIKTLLRKIVNETGKDWDQKLPLVLYAIRTHEQSSTGHSPFELVFGRQPRNLLDMAAELWEEEDNEERPILDYIHKLKSHLQTVWEDVRRHLEEAQDNQKTYYDQGTKLRVLQPNDKVLILRPTSKHKLIAKWQGPYRIIRAVTPVTYLVELNNHPKRTQIYHINLLKKWEDPAIGNAALAKGYLITPSHPLGLELCPTSQGDPQKLPRINESLSDRETKQVKEIVHCHACFFSELPGKTQLVQHHIRTPEGKVVRLRPYRIPEARKTLIEEEITNMLSLGDIEASTSPWCSPIVLVPKPDGSVRFCIDFRKLNELSLFDTYPIPRVDEVLEKIGQARYMSTIDLTKGYWQIPLAPSDKEKTAFVAPSGLYQFTVLPFGLHGAPATFQRLMDQLLRPFHDFTAAYLDDIVIFSSTWSDHLLHLGEVFSAVAAAGLTANPKKCVLGQTQIAYLGYVIGKGMLRPQQDKVATIRQIPLPTTK; from the coding sequence ATGGAAGCAAAACCCACTCTCGAGGACATGATCAAACAACTGGCGGAAAGTCAGCGCCACCTACAATTAGTTTGGGAAgcacaacaaagggaggccaaggaggacagagagGCCCTGCAATCCGCACTAAAAAGTCAAGCAACTATCATGGCcagtaatcaactggtccatgaaaaTGCCTTAAAAAAATTGACCGACACTATCGCTGCAAGCAAAGTGCATCCCATTGTGCCTAGTTCGGTGCTGCAAaagtatcaggagggggaagatccCGACTCATTTTTTACGAACTTCGAAAGGGTCGCCTCCTCTGCTCAATGGCCTGAAGACAGGTGGGGCCAATACATAGCTCCCCTCCTAACGGGTACTCTTCAATCTGCTTATCAAGCTGCCAATCCAGGGGGTATCACCCCGTATTcggaaataaaaaaaagtgttttagagcGGGTAGGACACAACACCGAATATTACAGGACCAAGTTCCGAAAGGTCAAATGGGGACCCAACGAAGACCCACGGACTTATTATTACAGGGTAAAGGATCTGGGGTTGAAGTGGTTGGGACTGCTAGGGACGGAACGCGAGGACATTGTTAAAGTCATTGTTCTAGAACAGTATCTGGATTCCCTGCCGTCCAACACCCGAAACTGGATAAGGCAACACCCTAAAGTAGACACCGAGACAGCTGTCGACCTGGCATGTGCCTATCACAGGTCAGGAGATGGGAAACAGCAATCAGTCCGACCCGTGGGGAAACCACCTATGACTCTTCCCCATTTTCCAACCCGACGTCCAGTGGAAGAGTCAGGACCCTCACGGAACTCAGAAAGAAGTCCCATACAACAACCCcaatgtttcagttgtggggaatggggtcatatcgcccgcggATGCCCAAGAAAACGTGAGGGTATAGAGCCAATGGAAATTGGGGTTACTAGAGGAAGAGTCCTATGTCTAGGGAAAAGTGATGTGTCTTTTAAATACCCCCTGCAGATAAATGGTTTACCAgtcatggccttgattgactccggatgCAGCCAGTCTGTAATCCGGCGTAGTATAATCCACCCGGTACAACCGACTGACGACCAATGGGTGacgatatgttgtattcatggggacCGCGCTCAGTATCCCCTTGTAACGATAGAAATAGGATGGAACAACCATCTGGACCTTCTTTCCGTGGGGCTCATGGACGACTTAATAGAGGAGTGCGTCATTGGGACTGACTATCAGAGGTTCGATGAGATTCTAGATCAAACACGAAAGAATAAACCCATAGATGACTGGTGGGGTACTGCCCCTTTCCGAGAAGACTCTATATATAGTTCCCCCACAAGGAAAAAGCTAACCTGtaaagaaaagagagcagagaaaCATAGGTACGCGGCTAAACAGGTCCGGAAGGAAGAGGAAGGATTAGTGGCACTCATAGACACTGCCCCCATATCTTTCAGAATGAGTCAGCACGAAGATCCTTCCCTAGTGAATGcctggaagaatgctaagacagcCTCTACGGGtgaggtaggtccctacttcttgATATACAAAGACTTACTATATAGGGTAATTACCAACGCAAATGGAGAAAAAAGACAGCTCGTAGTTCCTGAACCTTACAGGACACAGgtactcttcctagcccataatcaaccaggGGGAGGTCATTGTGGTCGGGAGAAAACTGAAGAATATTTGCTGAGACGATTTTACTGGCCAGGAGTATATGCACATATCCGACGATACTGTGCccaatgcccaaaatgtcaactgGTAGAACCAGGAGCCATCAGGAAAGCCCCGTTACGGCCATTACCGATTATTGATACCCCATTCAAACGAGTTGGGATGGATCTAGTTGGGCCTCTCCTACCGTCCAGTAAAGGACACACCCACATTCTCGTCCTGGTCGATTATGCAAGCAGATACCCCGAGGCGATTCCACTTACCAGTACCACCACGAAGACTGTGGCACAGACCATGATAACATTCTTTGCTCGAGTGGGCTTCCCTGAAGCACTTCTTACTGACCAGGGAACGCAGTTCGTATCAGGGCTTATGAAGCAGATCTGTAAGTCCCTAGGTGTTCTCCAGAGAAAGACAtcagtatatcacccacaaacggatggtttggtggaGCGATATAATCGCACAATCAAAACCCTTCTCAGGAAAATAGTGAACGAGACGGgaaaagactgggatcaaaaacttcCCCTCGTGTTGTATGCAATAAGGACACACGAGCAATCTTCTaccgggcatagcccgtttgaactggtatttgggagacaacctcGAAATTTACTAGATATGGCGGCCGAATTGTGGGAAGAGGAAGATAACGAGGAGCGACCCATTTTAGACTATATTCACAAATTAAAATCCCATCTTCAGACAGTATGGGAAGACGTAAGACGCCATTTAGAGGAAGCCCAAGATAATCAAAAAACTTACTATGATCAGGGTACCAAACTAAGGGTACTACAACCCAACGATAAGGTGTTAATCCTACGACCCACCTCTAAACATAAACTCATAGccaaatggcaaggaccatatCGGATCATAAGAGCAGTCACCCCGGTTACCTATTTAGTGGAACTAAATAACCACCCAAAGCGAACCCAGATCtatcacatcaatctgttaaagaAATGGGAGGACCCGGCAATTGGTAACGCTGCACTTGCAAAGGGGTACCTGATCACTCCATCTCACCCATTGGGGTTAGAACTATGTCCTACGTCCCAAGGTGACCCACAGAAACTCCCCAGAATCAATGAGTCCCTTTCTGACAGGGAAACAAAGCAAGTAAAGGAAATAGTCCACTGTCATGCCTGCTTCTTCTCTGAACTGCCAGGGAAAACCCAGTTGGTTCAGCATCATATTCGAACACCTGAGGGCAAGGTGGTGCGCCTACGTCCTTATCGCATTCCCGAAGCGAGAAAAACCCTTATAGAGGAGGAAATAACTAACATGTTATCTCTAGGGGATATTGAGGCATCTACCAGCCCATGGTGCTCACCCATCGTCTTAGTACCGAAGCCGGACGGGTCGGTCCGCTTCTGCATTGATTTCCGGAAACTCAATGAGCTATCCCTTTTCGATACCTACCCCATTCCCCGAGTGGACGAAGTCTTAGAAAAAATAGGGCAGGCCCGTTATATGTCCACTATTGATCTGACGaagggatactggcagattcccttagcaccctcagataaagagaaaacagccttcgtGGCCCCTTCGGGTCTATACCAATTTACCGTCCTCCCCTTCGGTCTCCATGGTGCCCCAGCTACGTTTCAGCGCCTGATGGACCAGCTATTGAGACCCTTCCACGATTTCACGGCTgcctatcttgatgacattgtcatttttagctcTACCTGGTCCGATCATCTCCTCCATCTAGGGGAAGTATTCTCAGCAGTGGCAGCCGCAGGTCTTACAGCTaacccaaaaaaatgtgtcctAGGTCAGACCCAGATCGCCTATCTTGGCTATGTCATCGGTAAGGGAATGTTGAGGCCCCAACAAGATAAGGTAGCCACCATCAGGCAGATACCCCTTCCTACCACCAAGTAG
- the LOC138295227 gene encoding zinc finger protein 91-like isoform X2, whose product MKDLMQHQSVHVEEKPHQCTECNKVFGWKNNLMRHQQIHTGKKPYKCTECNKVFVIKRTLKLHQQIHTGEKPYKCTECNQVFGRKHSLKLHQQIHTSDKPYECKECNKVFRKKTNLKLHQRIHTGEKPYKCTECNKVFRTKTHLNLHQKVHTGEKPYKCTECNKVFGWKNNLKLHQKVHTGEKPYKCTECNKVFGWKNNLMKHQQIHTGEKPYKCTECNKVFRTKYTLKVHQQIHTGEKPYKCTECYKVFGIKQTLKLHQQIHTGEKPYKCTECYKVFGIKQTLKLHQQIHTGEKPYKCTECNKVFGWKNNLMLHQQIHTGEKLYKCTDCNKVFITKQRLKLHQQIHTGEKPYKCTECNKVFRTKHTLKVHQQIHTGEKPYKCTECYKVFGIKQTLKLHQQIHTGEKPYKCTECNKVFGWKKNLMRHQQIHTGEKLYKCTDCNKVFGRKLALKQHKKIHSGEKLYVCTECEKAFLTNGNLKRHQKIHTGEKPYQCTECDKAFFRKSYLMQHHNIHSEEKPYKCSECNKMFGMKTSLKEHQKIHTGEKPYKCTECNKVFRMRQHLKLHQKIHTGERPYKCTECDKECITSQHLKLHHKVHTGEKPYECIECNKAFITNGQLMQHHKIHSGEKPYQCTECDKAFNTNRKLMKHHKVHTGEKPYECSECDKAFTTNGHLTRHQRIHTGEKPYQCTECDKAFITTGNLRKHQKIHTGEKPYECTECDKAFITNGELKQHQKVHTGEKPYQCTECDKAFITNGELKRHQKNHSGEKPYQCTECDKAFITTGNLRKHQKIHTGEKPYECTECDKAFITNGELKQHQKVHTGEKPYQCTECDKAFITNGELKRHQKNHTGEKPYQCTECDKAFIRKSDLMIHQKTHTGEKPYECTECDKAFITKGQLKQHKNIHTVERPYQCT is encoded by the coding sequence acagaatgtaataaagtgttcgGATGGAAGAATAATCTAATGCGGCATCAACAAATCCACACTGGTAAGAAAccgtataaatgtacagaatgtaataaagtgttcgTAATTAAGCGGACTCTAAAGCTTCATCAACAAATTCACACCGGAGAGAAAccgtataaatgtacagaatgtaaTCAAGTGTTCGGAAGGAAACATTCTCTAAAGCTTCATCAACAAATTCACACTAGTGACAAACCGTACGAATGtaaagaatgtaataaagtgttcagaaagaagacAAATCTAAAGCTTCATCAACGAATTCACACTGGTGAGAAAccgtataaatgtacagaatgtaataaagtgttcaGAACGAAGACGCATCTAAATCTTCATCAGAAAGTCCACACTGGTGAGAAACCttataaatgtacagaatgtaataaagtgttcgGATGGAAGAATAATCTAAAGCTTCATCAGAAAGTCCACACTGGTGAGAAAccgtataaatgtacagaatgtaataaagtgttcgGATGGAAGAATAATCTAATGAAGCATCAACAAATTCACACTGGTGAGAAAccgtataaatgtacagaatgtaaCAAAGTGTTCAGAACTAAGTATACTCTAAAAGTTCATCAACAAATTCACACTGGTGAGAAAccgtataaatgtacagaatgttATAAAGTGTTCGGAATTAAGCAGACTCTAAAGCTTCATCAACAAATTCACACTGGTGAGAAAccgtataaatgtacagaatgttATAAAGTGTTCGGAATTAAGCAGACTCTAAAGCTTCATCAACAAATTCACACTGGTGAGAAAccgtataaatgtacagaatgtaataaagtgtttggatggaagaATAATCTAATGCTGCATCAACAAATCCACACTGGTGAGAAACTGTATAAATGTACAGACTGTAATAAAGTGTTCATAACGAAGCAGAGGCTAAAGCTTCATCAACAAATCCACACTGGTGAGAAAccgtataaatgtacagaatgtaataaagtgttcaGAACTAAGCATACTCTAAAAGTTCATCAACAAATTCACACTGGTGAGAAAccgtataaatgtacagaatgttATAAAGTGTTCGGAATTAAGCAGACTCTAAAGCTTCATCAACAAATTCACACTGGTGAGAAAccgtataaatgtacagaatgtaataaagtgtttggatggaagaAGAATCTAATGCGGCATCAACAAATCCACACTGGTGAGAAACTGTATAAATGTACAGACTGTAATAAAGTGTTCGGAAGGAAGCTTGCTCTAAAGCAGCATAAAAAAATTCACTCTGGAGAGAAACTATATGTATGTACTGAATGTGAAAAAGCATTTTTAACAAATGGAAATCTTAAGcgacatcagaaaatccacactggggagaaaccatatcaatgtacagaatgtgacaaagcattttttaGAAAGTCATATCTAATGCAACATCACAACATCCACTCAGAGGAGAAACCCTATAAATGTTCAGAATGTAATAAAATGTTCGGCATGAAGACTAGTCTAAAGGAGCATCAAAAGATCCACACTGGAGAGAAACCGTACAAATgtacagaatgtaataaagtgttccGTATGAGGCAGCACCTAAAGCTTCATCAAAAAATTCACACTGGTGAGAGAccgtataaatgtacagaatgtgacaaggaATGTATTACCAGTCAACACCTAAAGCTACATCATaaagtccacactggggagaaaccatatgaaTGTATAGAATGCAACAAGGCGTTTATTACCAATGGACAACTAATGCAACATCATAAAATCCACAGTGGGGAGAAACCGTATCAATGTACAGAATGCGACAAGGCATTCAATACCAATAGAAAGCTAATGAAACATCATAAAGTCCACACAGGGGAGAAACCGTATGAATGCTctgaatgtgacaaagcatttacaACAAATGGACACCTAACGCGACATCAGagaatccacactggggagaaaccatatcaatgtacagaatgtgacaaggcATTCATTACCACTGGAAACCTAAGGAAACATCAGAAaatacacactggggaaaaaccatatgaatgcactgaatgtgacaaagcatttataaCAAATGGAGAACTAAAGCAACACCAGaaagtccacactggggagaaaccatatcaatgtacagaatgtgacaaagcatttataaCAAATGGAGAACTAAAGCGACATCAGAAAAACCACAgtggggagaaaccatatcaatgtacagaatgtgacaaggcATTCATTACCACTGGAAACCTAAGgaaacatcagaaaatccacactggggaaaaaccatatgaatgcactgaatgtgacaaagcatttataaCAAATGGAGAACTAAAGCAACACCAGaaagtccacactggggagaaaccatatcaatgtacagaatgtgacaaagcatttataaCAAATGGAGAACTAAAGCGACATCAGAAAAACCACACTGGtgagaaaccatatcaatgtacagaatgtgacaaggcatttattaGAAAGTCAGATCTAATGATTCATCAAAAAacccacactggggaaaaaccatatgaatgcactgaatgtgacaaagcatttataaCCAAAGGACAgctaaaacaacataaaaatatccACACTGTGGAGAGACCATATCAATGTACTTAA